Proteins encoded by one window of Leishmania major strain Friedlin complete genome, chromosome 9:
- a CDS encoding putative ef-hand protein 5, translating to MSCAKEASPSLSQQKRSDVCRAGLSGFSSAIYRGALNHSASAELQEGYRILTSGQKANIISDKDLFKAVHGCGLHTTEEEVNDLLRVVHQDERTLGLEFSEFMMLMTKEIDEKSIEEMRSAFSVLDTNKTGTITKKQFTELFVSSGEHSSAEELEELMLLAETSEELEVVDYDKLINELAILLNKM from the coding sequence ATGAGCTGCGCCAAAGAAGCGTCCCCGAGCCTGTCTCAGCAGAAACGGAGCGACGTGTGTCGTGCTGGCCTCTCCGGGTTCTCCAGCGCCATCTACCGCGGTGCGCTGAACCACAGTGCCTCcgcagagctgcaggaggGCTACCGCATCTTGACAAGTGGTCAAAAAGCAAACATCATCAGCGACAAGGACCTCTTCAAGGCCGTCCACGGCTGCGGTCTGCACAccaccgaggaggaggtgaacgATCTTCTCCGTGTTGTGCACCAGGATGAGCGCACGCTTGGGCTGGAGTTCTCGGAGTTCATGATGTTAATGACGAAGGAGATCGATGAGAAGTCAATTGAAGAGATGCGGAGCGCCTTCAGCGTGCTGGACACAAATAAAACAGGCACCATCACCAAGAAGCAGTTCACGGAGCTCTTTGTCTCCTCCGGCGAGCACAGCAGTgcagaggagctggaggagctgatgctgctggcCGAGACGTCGGAAGAGTTAGAGGTGGTGGACTACGACAAGCTCATCAATGAGCTCGCCATTCTACTAAACAAGATGTAG
- a CDS encoding putative phospholipid transporting ATPase-like protein, producing MGKVKAFLGSLAAAIRSTVSCTIPGDNVIDDEDEDNFMADNAKDGGASESGQGAFVEIDLLRSDRNRQRNFPDNSFRTAKYTLLTALPLSLLYQFYKISNIYFLLVMIIALVPGASPINPFSSIVPLSFVIGAGIFKDLWEDCKRRRADRQANEMTVYVLRACAEVSSNGSAAASAAATSSGSGTPTGKQNSTSGSDGAAAAPLCVHGGHDHQQSLRRWRQRVVRVVSRPSSPRDGTAVSRNKSYDGERVHAMEEAEMTTYGRSCGASTACPMALSLRRTSAPPQESATPDAATEPVVTFQPVRSCEVHPGDIMLFRLGEEVKADCLILNTSLPDGLAYIETANLDGETNAKTRRAKIQTVEALGTVEDVVEKALGVSPSNAAAVHARMNGIDTGPQDVWGMSCEAAAPAKVRVDCCDAFGGAHAVSTPERWMNASVRGTAATDAKRLDASLTTTSPAALGKGLGRSALSAKTAAAKGGDMVVHTAISESSVPQGGLHDYSPQRQHNSQRPVGWECSELKAAEHDSAAATAERGAAPLRHQNESSFSDQQKHFASISATGIPLAHSSADLSAAMSGNFHTVASNVTSDMSPERILHQRLMTLQERLAEEGQLAMPLQLRQLSEHYERTVHSRTNSAGTRVSSLHVYPHNSTNRAGESKYLLDDAAEHHHRSRESPQWRVPEPRRCDGAGDAETAATQPGFGASLCGRSRGFSAPDKFGVFHNEPLHDNRIADGSNRASDAASGVVLISCPPTPDLSMWFGQLRLPSGEMVPLGIDQFIPRGCIIRNTEWVIGVVVYTGRHTKMLLNLRPKPHKVTNMTRRLNQMNMLFFAFSQVLILLLCGLAIWSKRELLRKVPGAKTDHSAWYIQWNLERYSDVSLFWWRYLTNFVLVSYLIPLSLYVTLEFNKAMQMLLIGADKRMAVFDEFTGVIKRARPKTSELNGQLGHVRYIFTDKTGTLTENLMTYVGGVVDGLTHNETEQPGGLGRALLRRSTAYTAGNVLTSVCPNSMGSSHESSLRCDHHKHLRLNSSLGREASTLGDAAVADSVAGMQDEVALVSPHAAANNTGSCSAAGGGDQHSPTHTFQRLVAVMATHIASDAHAGGDGDKVSQSPRTVMAASPATLVATGDIGATSPQPPHLPLSNSYQCGSGTFGGNTFPGLGSAAPGAVGNEPGVLGSAVGLRNISEAVLEREPLFCYLRAIALCHSVVCFPVDAVNGVADSQHVAEKGNGAPQETKGHKDRRRDKDRNATAAAGEGSASLKRKSNHRHYRHHNRADDRAGKGAPRRRRGSTSTADPDPSRGHHQQSHETARHTPDLVPLSNILSLNDISVGNFVEIPYAVPAGPAVCENFEPYTASGTNGGRSLSMSTHDHLTRANTTPFLTAAASTDGRGQHQYHHRQTNTNSIVPASTTMDLGLLTKGIFNLSRNNTALLHGRTSSTSWYQNRYFNRAMHNRNLSAHVSHDGGERNPTHAASPSTTMYSPGSAGEFAEEAATRAEAGESAAPVAASDLEPFIDRSKIYEGQSLDEIALVNAARENGFSLFERTAKQIYIKALGRVMCYDIIAELDFTPQRKLMSILLQRRPDLDSEAAATSVASGVSAHYHRRAPESSAAAAAARDASELLAATASGVLPECGVASRPPQSQSHDGLCAFPAQGKKTNGDSAASSLPGGDARLCQTKTTSVFATLTAAELLLPLSRPFTVVLTSEARKSTAEQGEEEDGNRSADGPAAKMLPPHSILLPPPTKQQRVPHLGSSSVFTATPTLNSTQQVAYQPSGGDMSSYHDGFGSSAGFGLAAAAGAPASAPGKYLLLVKGADSSMMEIVNMQKRANVRVKNKMLKELDAMSQMGLRTLILGQRYLREEEVRGWLPVFNDAQCAMQDRSEKLHKAYALVEKDIDIVGVTAVEDKLQEEVPQTLEFCIQASIVVWMLTGDKRETAVTIAHTSGLVKAGYTDYVCHLDVSDIIEEEALLRQKQRYKETCRRKVKDGSGDGASSLESVSSSSSDADNAFHSPVASTTTRAHLSGSSRTHSLQLPKALAQAGSVDCATVASTASPLQETANRIAGGDSIKAETSIPVDAAQSFLMHKCARIEEQLKAAEERCSEGQEVLDGRVVVIVVDGKTLDFIFEDCNRAHRFFLLGSRCRSAVCCRMTPLQKAKVVRMFKRNANAVVLAIGDGANDVSMIQESSIGVGIMGLEGSQAELASDYALPKFRFLKRLLFVHGRFSVFREGHCVVYSLYKNVIVTVGMVGYQFYAGYSGQTLIDSWLLGMFSVFLCSLQPLMIGILDKDVEDELAESLPRLYPPLSRESMYFSCTYIIKWLIDGLMEGLIFFFFLMYTVGVQDNLYTYMTAAIEDYGATFFTMLVLVADLRAGTLVTYYMLPFALVIGLAIILVPTLEFAYAALHDLAGSNWFVYVANELYGTSGKFWLMLFFACGVFVIFTMASNMYIQLFAPWHNAGFAMRAAHRSNHRVPYQHTKEELKAEYARLLARYEELTKLQQQQKESAAKKSGAKGKTQTTTTAAAAAR from the coding sequence ATGGGCAAAGTAAAGGCTTTCCTCGGCagccttgccgccgccataCGGAGCACCGTTAGCTGCACGATCCCCGGCGACAATGTCatcgacgacgaagacgaggacAATTTCATGGCGGACAACGCCAaggacggcggtgcgtcggAGTCTGGGCAGGGGGCCTTCGTCGAAATcgacctgctgcgcagcgaccGCAACCGACAGCGCAACTTTCCAGACAACTCTTTCCGCACAGCCAAGTACACGCTTCTCACGGCCTTGCCGCTCAGCCTTCTCTACCAGTTCTACAAGATCTCGAACATCTATTTCTTGCTTGTGATGATCATCGCGCTCGTGCCGGGGGCGAGCCCAATCAACCCCTTCAGCAGTATCGTGCCCCTGTCCTTCGTCATCGGCGCCGGCATCTTCAAGGACCTCTGGGAGGACTGCAAGCGACGCAGGGCGGATCGGCAGGCGAACGAAATGACCGTCTACGTCCTGCGAGCGTGCGCGGAAGTGtccagcaacggcagcgcggccgcctccgcggccgccaccagcagtggcagcggcactccTACCGGGAAGCAAAACTCCACgagtggcagcgacggcgcagccgcagcgccgttgtGCGTGCACGGTGGCCACGATCACCAGCAGAGCCttcgccgctggcggcagcgcgtcgtGCGCGTTGTGTCGCGACCAAGCAGCCCAAGGGACGGCACCGCGGTCAGCCGCAACAAGTCATATGATGGTGAAAGAGTGCATGCGATGGAAGAAGCGGAGATGACCACCTACGGCCGAAGTTGCGGCGCATCGACAGCGTGCCCCATGGCATTGAGCCTTCGCCGCacttcagcgccgcctcaaGAGTCGGCGACACCGGACGCTGCAACGGAGCCGGTAGTCACGTTCCAGCCGGTTCGTAGCTGCGAAGTGCACCCTGGTGACATCATGCTCTTTCGCCTTGGTGAAGAGGTGAAGGCAGACTGCCTAATCTTGAACACGTCGCTGCCGGACGGGCTGGCGTACATCGAGACTGCCAACCTCGATGGCGAGACCAACGCGAAGACGCGCCGCGCCAAGATCCAGACGGTGGAGGCACTGGGGACAGTGGAGGACGTGGTGGAGAAGGCTCTCGGCGTCTCACCaagcaacgcggccgccgtgcacgCTCGCATGAACGGCATCGATACCGGGCCACAGGATGTCTGGGGTATGTCATGCGAAGCCGCTGCCCCAGCGAAGGTGCGCGTGGACTGCTGTGATGCGTTTGGCGGCGCTCACGCTGTTAGCACCCCTGAACGATGGATGAACGCGTCAGTAAGAgggacagcggcgacggacgCCAAGCGCCTCGATGCGTCACTGACCACAACCTCGCCTGCCGCCCTTGGCAAGGGTTTGGGGCGGTCGGCACTCTCGGCGAAGACCGCGGCTGCCAAAGGCGGTGACATGGTCGTCCACACCGCCATCTCCGAGTCGAGCGTTCCACAGGGAGGCCTGCACGACTACTCGCCACAGCGTCAGCACAACTCGCAGAGGCCGGTCGGCTGGGAGTGCTCAGAGCTCAAAGCGGCCGAGCACGactccgctgcagcgacagcggagagaggggccgcccccctccgccACCAGAACGAGAGCAGCTTCTCTGATCAACAGAAGCACTTTGCCAGcatcagcgccaccggcATCCCCCTCGCACATAGCAGCGCGGACTTGAGTGCCGCGATGTCAGGCAACTTCCACACCGTGGCTAGTAATGTCACGTCAGACATGTCCCCAGAGCGAATTCTGCACCAGCGACTCATGACGTTGCAGGAGCGACTTGCCGAGGAAGGGCAGCTGGCGATGCCACTCCAGCTTCGGCAGCTCTCGGAGCATTACGAGCGTACCGTGCACAGTCGCACGAACAGCGCAGGTACGCGCGTGTCCTCCCTGCACGTGTACCCCCACAACTCCACCAATCGCGCGGGCGAGAGCAAGTATTTgctcgacgacgccgccgagcATCATCACAGGAGCCGTGAGTCGCCACAGTGGAGGGTGCCTGAGCCACGACGATGCGACGGGGCAGGTGATGCGGAAACGGCAGCCACACAACCGGGATTCGGCGCCAGCCTCTGTGGCCGGTCGCGTGGCTTCTCGGCGCCCGACAAATTTGGAGTATTTCATAACGAGCCGCTCCACGACAACCGCATCGCCGACGGCAGCAACAGGGCCTCTGACGCGGCCTCCGGCGTGGTTCTCATCTCCTGCCCCCCCACGCCAGACCTGTCAATGTGGTTTGGCCAGCTGCGCTTGCCGTCAGGCGAGATGGTGCCGCTCGGCATTGACCAGTTCATTCCACGTGGCTGCATCATCCGCAACACGGAGTGGGTTATCGGTGTGGTCGTGTACACGGGTCGCCACACCAAGATGCTGCTGAACCTGCGGCCGAAGCCGCACAAGGTCACGAACATGACACGGCGCCTGAACCAGATGAACATGCTGTTCTTTGCATTTAGCCAGGTGCTGAtactgctgctctgcggGCTGGCCATCTGGAGCAAGCGCGAACTGCTGCGCAAGGTGCCTGGGGCGAAGACCGATCACTCGGCCTGGTACATCCAGTGGAACCTTGAACGCTACTCGGACGTCTCGTTGTTTTGGTGGCGCTATCTGACAAACTTCGTGCTGGTGAGCTACCTCATTCCCTTGTCCCTTTACGTCACGCTGGAATTCAACAAGGCCATGCAGATGCTCCTGATCGGCGCGGACAAGCGCATGGCCGTCTTCGACGAGTTCACCGGGGTCATCAAGAGAGCGCGTCCCAAGACTTCTGAGCTTAACGGCCAACTCGGCCACGTGCGCTACATCTTCACAGACAAGACGGGGACCTTGACAGAAAACCTCATGACGTACGTTGGCGGCGTCGTTGACGGACTCACGCACAACGAAACGGAGCAGCCTGGCGGCCTCGGCCGTGCACTTCTTCGTCGCAGCACTGCATATACCGCGGGCAATGTCCTCACTAGCGTCTGTCCGAACAGCATGGGCTCATCCCATGAATCGTCGCTGCGCTGTGACCATCACAAGCATCTTCGCCTCAACTCGTCCCTCGGCAGAGAGGCAAGCACtctcggcgacgctgccgtaGCAGACAGTGTGGCGGGCATGCAGGATGAGGTCGCCCTCGTCTCCCCGCATGCCGCCGCGAACAACACCGGCAGCTGTAGCGCggctggcggtggtgaccaacactcccccacccacacctTCCAGCGcctggtggcggtgatggcgacTCACATAGCCTCTGACGCCCACgccggcggtgacggcgacaAGGTCAGCCAGTCACCACGCACGGTGATGGCCGCCTCCCCCGCGACGCTGGTCGCCACGGGGGACATCGGCGCTACCTCCCCGCAACCGCCGCACCTGCCGCTCTCCAACAGCTACCAGTGTGGCAGCGGAACGTTCGGCGGGAACACCTTCCCGGGCTTGGGCAGCGCGGCCCCTGGAGCGGTTGGTAATGAGCCTGGGGTTCTCGGCAGTGCGGTCGGGCTGCGCAACATCAGCGAAgccgtgctggagcgcgAGCCGCTATTCTGCTACCTGCGTGCCATTGCTCTGTGCCATTCCGTCGTGTGTTTTCCAGTGGACGCAGTCAATGGCGTAGCGGACTCGCAGCACGTGGCAGAGAAGGGTAACGGCGCGCCGCAGGAAACGAAAGGGCACAAGGACCGTCGCCGCGACAAGGAtcgcaacgccaccgcggcagcgggcgagggcaGTGCGTCACTGAAGCGGAAGAGCAACCACCGCCACTACCGCCATCACAACCGTGCTGACGACCGCGCAGGCAAGGGAGCGCCGAGGCGACGTCGCGGCAGCACTTCCACTGCAGACCCCGATCCCTCGCGGGGGCATCATCAGCAGAGCCACGAGACTGCCCGCCACACACCCGATCTGGTCCCTCTCTCGAACATATTATCTCTGAACGATATTTCGGTTGGTAACTTCGTTGAGATCCCCTACGCCGTTCCCGCCGGCCCCGCGGTATGTGAAAACTTCGAGCCCTATACCGCCAGTGGCACCAACGGCGGCAGAAGTCTCAGCATGTCGACTCACGACCACCTCACCCGCGCCAACACTACACCTTTcctgacggcggcggcgagtaCGGATGGCCGCGGCCAGCATCAATACCATCATCGCCAGACAAACACGAATTCCATAGTACCAGCGTCCACGACGATGGACTTGGGGCTCCTAACGAAGGGCATCTTCAATTTGAGCAGGAACAACACAGCTCTGCTGCACGGCCGCACGAGTAGCACGAGCTGGTACCAAAATCGCTACTTTAATCGCGCAATGCATAATCGCAACCTTAGTGCGCATGTGAGCCACGATGGCGGCGAGCGCAACCCTACCCATGCCGCTTCTCCTTCCACGACAATGTACTCACCCGGCAGCGCTGGGGAGTTTGCAGAAGAAGCAGCTACCCGCGCGGAGGCGGGCGAGTCAGCAGCTCCAGTAGCGGCCTCCGATCTTGAGCCGTTCATTGACCGCAGCAAAATCTACGAGGGCCAGTCGCTGGACGAGATCGCCTTGGTGAACGCGGCGCGAGAGAACGGGTTCTCGCTCTTCGAGCGGACGGCGAAGCAGATCTATATAAAGGCGCTCGGCCGCGTCATGTGCTACGACATCATTGCGGAGCTCGATTtcacgccgcagcgcaaGCTGATGAGTATTTTGCTGCAGCGAAGGCCTGATTTAGACtccgaggcggcggcaacatCGGTGGCTTCCGGCGTAAGCGCGCACTACCACCGCAGGGCACCAGAGagctccgctgccgcagcagcagcgcgcgacGCATCCGAGTTGTTAGCGGCGACCGCCTCAGGCGTCTTGCCCGAGTGTGGTGTAGCATCGCGGCCACCGCAGTCGCAAAGCCACGACGGTCTCTGTGCTTTCCCCGCGCAGGGCAAGAAGACGAACGGAGACAGTGCCGCGAGCTCGCTGCCAGGCGGGGATGCGCGGTTGTGCCAAACTAAGACAACCTCGGTCTTCGCCACCCTCACGGCGGCtgagttgctgctgccgctgtcgcgccCATTCACCGTCGTGCTCACGAGCGAAGCACGCAAGAGTACGGCAGAGcagggggaggaagaagacgGCAACAGGAGCGCCGACGGACCCGCCGCGAAAATGCTTCCGCCACACAGCATCCTCTTGCCGCCTCCgacgaagcagcagcgcgtacCCCACTTGGGCAGCTCGAGTGTGTTCACAGCAACGCCTACACTGAACAGCACGCAGCAGGTGGCTTATCAACCGTCTGGCGGCGACATGTCCTCCTACCACGACGGTTTCGGGAGTAGTGCGGGCTTTGGGcttgctgcggcagccggtGCGCCGGCCTCGGCACCAGGGAAGTATCTGCTACTCGTTAAGGGGGCGGACAGCAGCATGATGGAGATCGTGAACATGCAGAAGCGTGCCAACGTCCGGGTGAAGAACAAGAtgctgaaggagctggaTGCGATGTCGCAGATGGGCCTGCGCACCCTCATCCTCGGCCAGCGCTacctgcgcgaggaggaggtgcgtgGGTGGCTGCCAGTCTTCAACGATGCCCAATGTGCGATGCAGGACCGCAGCGAGAAGCTGCACAAAGCCTACGCGCTCGTAGAGAAAGACATCGACATTGTTGGCGTCACCGCGGTGGAGGAcaagctgcaggaggaggtgccgcagACGCTGGAGTTCTGCATACAGGCGTCCATTGTGGTGTGGATGCTGACGGGCGACAAGCGAGAGACAGCCGTCACCATCGCCCACACGAGCGGTCTTGTCAAGGCCGGCTACACCGACTACGTGTGCCATCTCGACGTCTCTGACATTATCGAGGAAGAGGCGTTGCTGCGCCAGAAGCAGCGGTACAAAGAAACGTGTCGCCGTAAGGTGAAAGACGGAAGTGGCGATGGGGCATCATCGCTGGAGAGCGTTTCTTCGAGCTCGTCGGACGCCGATAATGCCTTTCATTCACCAGTGGCGAGCACAACAACCCGAGCACACCTGAGCGGGTCGTCTCGCACGCattcgctgcagctgcccaAGGCACTGGCGCAGGCGGGCAGCGTCGactgcgccaccgtcgcctccACTGCAAGCCCGCTGCAAGAAACCGCGAACAGGATCGCAGGCGGTGATTCCATAAAAGCTGAGACGAGCATCCCtgtcgacgcggcgcagagctTCCTCATGCACAAGTGCGCCCGCatcgaggagcagctgaaggCGGCCGAGGAGAGGTGTAGCGAGGGGCAGGAAGTGCTTGACGGCCGTGTCGTCGTCATTGTGGTGGATGGCAAGACTCTGGACTTCATCTTTGAGGACTGCAACCGTGCACACCGCTTCTTCCTCCTTGGtagtcgctgccgcagcgctgtgTGTTGCCGCATGACCCCGCTCCAGAAGGCGAAGGTTGTGCGGATGTTTAAGCGCAACGCAAACGCCGTGGTGCTCGCTATCGGTGACGGTGCCAACGACGTGTCCATGATTCAGGAGAGCAGCATCGGCGTCGGTATCATGGGCTTGGAAGGGTCGCAGGCAGAGCTGGCAAGCGACTACGCCCTCCCGAAGTTTCGCTTCTTGAAGCGGCTGCTCTTCGTCCACGGCCGCTTCTCCGTCTTCCGCGAAGGGCACTGCGTCGTCTATTCTCTGTACAAAAACGTGATTGTGACGGTGGGCATGGTTGGCTACCAATTCTATGCTGGCTACTCGGGTCAGACACTGATAGACTCGTGGCTGCTGGGGATGTTCAGCGTCTTCCTCTGCTCTCTGCAACCGCTGATGATCGGCATCCTAGACAAGGATGTCGAGGACGAGCTGGCCGAGTCCCTGCCGAGGCTGTACCCGCCCCTGTCACGCGAGTCCATGTACTTCTCCTGCACGTACATCATCAAGTGGCTCATCGATGGCCTCATGGAGGGTCTcatcttcttcttcttcctcaTGTACACGGTTGGCGTGCAGGACAACTTGTACACGTACATGACCGCAGCCATCGAGGACTACGGCGCCACCTTCTTCACGATGCTCGTCCTTGTCGCCGACCTTCGTGCCGGCACCCTGGTGACGTACTACATGCTACCCTTTGCGCTCGTGATCGGGCTGGCCATCATCCTCGTGCCGACCCTCGAGTTCGCCTACGCCGCCCTGCACGACCTCGCCGGGAGCAACTGGTTTGTGTACGTGGCGAACGAGCTGTACGGCACGTCTGGCAAGTTCTGGCTGATGCTGTTCTTTGCCTGCGGGGTGTTCGTCATCTTCACCATGGCGTCGAACATGTACATACAACTGTTCGCACCGTGGCACAATGCAGGTTTCGCCATGCGCGCTGCCCACAGATCGAACCACCGCGTCCCGTACCAGCACACCAAGGAGGAACTGAAGGCCGAGTACGCGCGGCTGCTTGCCCGCTACGAGGAGCTGACCaagttgcagcagcagcagaaggagTCTGCAGCGAAGAAGAGCGGCGCCAAAGGCAAGACCCAaacgacgacaacggcagcagctgcagcgcggtgA
- a CDS encoding putative calmodulin, with protein MADQLSNEQISEFKEAFSLFDKDGDGTITTKELGTVMRSLGQNPTEAELQDMINEVDQDGSGTIDFPEFLTLMARKMQDSDSEEEIKEAFRVFDKDGNGFISAAELRHVMTNLGEKLTDEEVDEMIREADVDGDGQINYEEFVKMMMSK; from the coding sequence ATGGCGGATCAGCTGTCCAACGAGCAGATCTCCGAGTTCAAGGAggccttctccctctttgaCAAGGACGGCGAtggcaccatcaccaccaagGAGCTCGGCACCGTCATGCGCTCGCTCGGCCAGAACCCCaccgaggcggagctgcaggacaTGATCAACGAGGTGGACcaggacggcagcggcaccatcgACTTCCCCGAGTTCCTGACGCTGATGGCGCGTAAGATGCAGGACTCCGactcggaggaggagatcaaGGAGGCGTTCCGCGTGTTCGACAAGGACGGCAACGGCTTCATCTCcgccgcggagctgcgccacgtcaTGACCAACCTCGGCGAGAAGCTcacggacgaggaggtggacgagaTGATCCGTGAGGCCGACGTGGATGGCGACGGCCAGATCAACTACGAGGAGTTCGTGAAGATGATGATGAGCAAGTAA
- a CDS encoding putative calmodulin produces MADQLSNEQISEFKEAFSLFDKDGDGTITTKELGTVMRSLGQNPTEAELQDMINEVDQDGSGTIDFPEFLTLMARKMQDSDSEEEIKEAFRVFDKDGNGFISAAELRHVMTNLGEKLTDEEVDEMIREADVDGDGQINYEEFVKMMMSK; encoded by the coding sequence ATGGCGGATCAGCTGTCCAACGAGCAGATCTCCGAGTTCAAGGAggccttctccctctttgaCAAGGACGGCGAtggcaccatcaccaccaagGAGCTCGGCACCGTCATGCGCTCGCTCGGCCAGAACCCCaccgaggcggagctgcaggacaTGATCAACGAGGTGGACcaggacggcagcggcaccatcgACTTCCCCGAGTTCCTGACGCTGATGGCGCGTAAGATGCAGGACTCCGactcggaggaggagatcaaGGAGGCGTTCCGCGTGTTCGACAAGGACGGCAACGGCTTCATCTCcgccgcggagctgcgccacgtcaTGACCAACCTCGGCGAGAAGCTcacggacgaggaggtggacgagaTGATCCGTGAGGCCGACGTGGATGGCGACGGCCAGATCAACTACGAGGAGTTCGTGAAGATGATGATGAGCAAGTAG